One genomic region from Entelurus aequoreus isolate RoL-2023_Sb linkage group LG14, RoL_Eaeq_v1.1, whole genome shotgun sequence encodes:
- the tmem182a gene encoding transmembrane protein 182: MKLSVALFFAGLFGALAVVFVLLSFGTDYWLLASESCTHPTTDTTLERGDIVVQNVTSGVTLYHEGFFWKCSFGSNVEDEDLLWKLWFTNQPHSKVCMHSYLFPFPVSHHTHNATAYESAIIYRGFWSIFMLVGVAAVILGGFIVICAAPFANHCLYKTGGGFFLASGFFLLCVVVMYVLWIELLDVVDIYVDYHRTFVCPNFHLTLNYGLSFMFAPVGIFFSLLAGLLFLLIGRSIKIHYR; encoded by the exons ATGAAGCTCAGCGTGGCCTTGTTCTTTGCGGGCCTCTTCGGGGCCCTGGCTGTCGTCTTTGTCCTCCTCTCGTTTGGAACAGATTACTGGCTGTTGGCCTCGGAGAGCTGCACTCATCCTACCACTGACACCACTTTAGAG CGTGGAGACATAGTGGTGCAGAATGTCACTAGTGGGGTCACTCTGTACCACGAGGGCTTCTTCTGGAAATGTTCCTTCGGTAGCAACGTGGAGGATGAGGACCTGCTATGGAAGCTTTGGTTCA CCAATCAGCCGCACTCCAAAGTGTGCATGCACTCCTACCTCTTCCCGTTCCCGGTGTCCCACCACACCCACAACGCCACAGCGTATGAATCTGCCATAA TCTACAGGGGTTTTTGGAGCATCTTCATGCTCGTCGGCGTGGCAGCAGTGATCCTTGGCGGCTTCATCGTCATCTGCGCCGCTCCCTTCGCCAACCACTGCTTGTACAAAACGGGTGGAGGCTTCTTCCTGGCATCGG GTTTCTTCCTGCTGTGCGTGGTGGTGATGTACGTGCTGTGGATAGAGCTGCTGGACGTGGTGGACATCTACGTGGACTACCATCGCACCTTTGTGTGTCCCAACTTCCACTTGACCCTCAACTACGGTCTCTCCTTCATGTTTGCTCCCGTTGGCATCTTCTTCTCTCTGCTGGCCGGACTGCTCTTCCTCCTCATTGGCCGGAGCATCAAGATCCACTACCGCTAA